One Planktothrix sp. FACHB-1365 genomic window carries:
- a CDS encoding helix-turn-helix domain-containing protein, which translates to MPPKAHLEPHLTLEDLKVRYRQARDTTEARRWHLLHLVGGGWTIKQAADIVGLNYDYAKEIIRRYNHEGPSSIKNRSRERQPPMAKSLLTSGQQQELMEALQGPAPDGGSWSGPKVAEWIAHKTGRDHVWPQRGWDYLKRLGVNWRK; encoded by the coding sequence ATGCCACCTAAAGCTCACTTAGAACCCCATCTGACGCTCGAAGACCTAAAAGTTCGTTATCGTCAAGCACGAGATACAACTGAGGCTCGTCGATGGCACCTGCTTCACCTTGTGGGGGGGGGTTGGACAATCAAACAAGCGGCGGATATTGTGGGGTTAAATTACGATTACGCCAAAGAAATTATCCGGCGCTACAACCATGAGGGGCCAAGTTCCATCAAGAACCGCAGCCGAGAACGCCAACCCCCAATGGCAAAATCTCTACTGACTTCAGGACAACAACAAGAATTGATGGAAGCGTTGCAAGGGCCCGCACCCGATGGAGGCTCTTGGTCTGGGCCAAAAGTAGCAGAATGGATTGCTCATAAAACAGGTCGTGATCACGTTTGGCCGCAAAGAGGTTGGGATTATCTCAAACGCTTAGGAGTGAATTGGAGGAAGTGA
- a CDS encoding COP23 domain-containing protein — protein sequence MENSIFLKSLQMSAIAFSTFFVLTSASQGRELSPNSSCDFGNWNRCQQNQVEIPNYQYAERVRQQFYCGVSSDGIPTTFVKNSRGTFPVIRWVSRIFDDAGYVPETRCRQVSSKFQQFYERGLLNYVTTGRVNQQPVICVSNSQEGPCLGVLFTLKPEQNASRTLKQLFDLRANASAGPLEESQGRLYLDLNQYIEDKGSVSVSDSVRLDR from the coding sequence ATGGAAAACTCAATTTTTCTCAAAAGTTTACAGATGAGCGCGATCGCCTTTAGCACTTTTTTCGTGTTAACTTCTGCAAGTCAAGGACGAGAGTTATCTCCGAATAGTTCCTGCGATTTTGGAAATTGGAATCGTTGTCAACAAAATCAAGTTGAAATCCCTAATTATCAGTATGCTGAACGGGTTAGACAACAGTTTTATTGTGGTGTAAGTTCTGATGGAATTCCGACAACTTTTGTTAAGAATTCACGGGGCACTTTTCCGGTTATCCGGTGGGTTTCTCGAATTTTTGATGATGCTGGTTATGTTCCTGAAACTCGCTGTCGTCAAGTGTCTTCAAAATTCCAACAATTTTATGAACGAGGCTTATTAAATTATGTGACTACAGGACGGGTTAATCAACAACCTGTTATCTGTGTTTCTAATAGTCAAGAGGGGCCTTGTTTAGGTGTTTTATTTACGTTGAAACCAGAACAAAATGCAAGTCGCACGTTAAAACAGTTATTTGATCTCCGAGCGAATGCTAGTGCTGGCCCCCTAGAAGAAAGTCAGGGTCGATTGTATTTGGATCTGAATCAATATATTGAGGATAAAGGTAGTGTTTCGGTATCGGATTCAGTTCGATTAGATAGATAA
- a CDS encoding serine protease yields MVDPSNISQKLKTLTGIGSCLITLPILIFSDVFLTSYTVEVRDHPSTLFSVKSNCWDISCQVCSPKELQRIAQKITVKILSGSAWGSGILVKKQGNIYTVLTNQHILTPSDPPYSIQTPDGKIYSSYPISNGKFWGQDLALLQFKSQTQIYAIANLQLSPAIQPGDKVFGAGFPWLEVSNDLNAIEIKNHTQISKTQSELSLLSKPLPSKFSQLNEPGFLPKLGLHLTRGRVSLISEKAIQQGYTIGYTNPIQKGMSGGPLLNSQGKVIGINGMHAYPLWGDPYIYQDGSLPSPQLREKMVQLAFAIPMEQVIASIPELNQSSVLVELFLSPSLLDQHFSVLIHPLNYPNFDNLKVNLTCNSF; encoded by the coding sequence ATGGTTGATCCTTCTAATATTTCTCAAAAACTTAAAACTTTGACGGGTATTGGCAGTTGTTTAATCACGCTCCCAATACTTATTTTTTCTGATGTTTTTTTAACTTCTTATACTGTAGAGGTTCGAGATCATCCTTCAACTCTGTTTTCAGTTAAATCGAATTGTTGGGATATTTCTTGTCAAGTTTGTTCTCCGAAAGAACTCCAACGAATTGCTCAAAAAATTACTGTTAAAATTTTATCCGGTTCCGCTTGGGGCTCAGGTATTTTAGTCAAAAAACAGGGAAATATTTACACTGTTCTAACCAATCAACATATTTTAACCCCCAGTGACCCACCCTATTCAATTCAAACGCCTGATGGTAAAATTTATTCCAGTTATCCCATTTCTAATGGAAAGTTTTGGGGTCAGGATTTAGCTTTATTACAGTTTAAAAGCCAGACTCAGATTTATGCGATCGCAAATCTACAACTCTCTCCTGCAATTCAACCAGGAGACAAGGTATTTGGCGCGGGTTTTCCCTGGTTAGAAGTATCTAATGATCTAAATGCTATAGAGATTAAAAATCATACCCAAATTTCAAAAACTCAGTCTGAATTATCACTATTATCAAAACCTTTACCTTCTAAATTTTCTCAACTCAATGAACCTGGATTTTTACCTAAATTAGGACTGCATTTAACACGAGGTCGGGTTTCTCTAATCTCGGAAAAAGCAATCCAACAAGGGTATACTATTGGTTATACGAATCCCATTCAAAAAGGCATGAGTGGGGGGCCATTATTGAATTCCCAAGGGAAAGTAATTGGAATTAATGGAATGCACGCCTATCCCCTTTGGGGAGATCCTTACATTTATCAAGATGGTTCTTTACCGAGTCCCCAACTCCGTGAAAAAATGGTGCAATTAGCCTTTGCAATTCCGATGGAACAAGTAATAGCATCTATCCCCGAATTAAATCAGTCTTCGGTTTTAGTAGAATTATTTTTATCCCCTTCTCTATTAGATCAACATTTTTCTGTATTGATTCATCCCTTAAATTATCCTAACTTTGATAATTTAAAAGTTAATCTTACTTGTAATAGTTTTTAG
- a CDS encoding cytochrome b/b6 domain-containing protein, whose protein sequence is MAQSQPYQPLFLRLSHALNAFLVLGALVTGFLVYDSYDRRFGGLGLTQENRNLIDIHGTFGFFLLFVYIIFAVYSLIAERKRLIQGNTLQTLTQINKPVWWYTLLRLSNTLALIAAAFSVISGKFQQENWLPNGEFNHLWYFVHLIAWVIILFSILLHVLMVVKVGGFPLIVSMFKTNYKPQDHPKLWLNNIQNWCQRFFNK, encoded by the coding sequence ATGGCTCAATCACAACCCTATCAACCTCTATTTTTAAGACTTTCTCACGCTTTAAATGCGTTTTTAGTTTTAGGTGCTTTAGTCACTGGATTTTTAGTTTATGACAGTTATGATCGCCGTTTTGGAGGGCTAGGATTAACACAGGAAAACCGCAACTTAATTGATATTCATGGAACCTTTGGATTTTTCCTTTTGTTTGTCTATATTATTTTTGCTGTCTATAGTTTAATTGCAGAAAGAAAACGCTTAATTCAAGGAAATACCCTACAAACCTTAACGCAAATCAATAAACCTGTGTGGTGGTATACCCTTCTTCGCCTGAGTAATACCCTAGCGTTAATTGCAGCCGCATTCTCGGTTATTTCAGGAAAATTTCAGCAAGAAAATTGGCTCCCTAATGGAGAATTTAATCACCTGTGGTATTTTGTTCATTTAATCGCTTGGGTCATTATTTTATTTTCCATTTTACTTCATGTTTTAATGGTTGTTAAAGTCGGTGGTTTCCCTTTAATTGTTTCTATGTTTAAAACCAACTATAAACCTCAAGATCATCCTAAATTATGGTTGAATAATATTCAAAATTGGTGTCAACGTTTTTTTAATAAATAG
- a CDS encoding FAD-binding oxidoreductase, with product MNAYDWIVVGSGITGSALSYELVKKGFQVLLLDPNPILDGATRYSYGGLAYWSGTTELTRILCEEGRQRHQILSDELGINTQLRELDLILVVNPDDDPELIAQKYRYFATPPQFITVEEACKLEPLLNPQGINGAFTVRHGQVSPEHLNKAYIKRFKSLGGNQIFDQVLQIYPIQNQAVQVTTHLEQYEAENIAICAGGLSRQVLKNAGISIPIYFTHTEILETPPVDLKLQTIVMSASMERFQLEAKSTQPELEPLWEKPGHELTPFIVDKSAAQLLDGRIRMGQPSRAFSDVNAQVNLLESETLIRQEIIKILPALANLPATCYHCLVAFSSDSLPLIGAVGNFDKIHIFSGFSNPLVFIPPLAQRFANFITGQPDPIITQLSPLRLMKLIG from the coding sequence ATGAACGCTTACGATTGGATTGTAGTTGGGTCTGGAATTACCGGTTCTGCACTCAGTTATGAATTAGTTAAAAAAGGATTTCAGGTACTCTTATTAGACCCAAATCCGATATTAGATGGTGCAACTCGTTATAGTTATGGCGGTTTAGCATATTGGTCAGGAACAACAGAACTAACCCGAATTTTATGTGAAGAAGGTCGCCAACGTCATCAGATTTTATCCGATGAGTTAGGAATCAATACACAGTTAAGAGAACTCGATTTAATTTTAGTCGTAAATCCTGATGATGATCCAGAATTGATAGCCCAAAAGTATCGCTATTTTGCTACACCTCCTCAATTTATCACCGTTGAAGAAGCCTGTAAATTAGAACCTTTATTAAATCCGCAGGGCATAAATGGAGCATTTACAGTTCGTCATGGTCAAGTTTCTCCCGAACATCTAAATAAAGCTTATATTAAAAGGTTTAAAAGTTTAGGAGGAAATCAAATTTTTGATCAAGTTTTGCAAATTTATCCGATTCAAAATCAAGCGGTTCAAGTCACAACTCATTTAGAACAATATGAAGCTGAAAATATCGCCATTTGTGCAGGAGGGTTAAGTCGCCAGGTCTTAAAAAATGCCGGAATTTCAATTCCTATTTATTTTACCCATACTGAAATTTTAGAAACCCCCCCCGTCGATTTAAAATTACAAACAATTGTCATGTCGGCGTCAATGGAACGTTTTCAACTTGAAGCCAAATCAACGCAACCGGAATTAGAACCTTTATGGGAAAAACCGGGTCATGAGTTAACACCATTTATTGTGGATAAAAGTGCCGCTCAGTTGCTAGACGGTCGAATTAGAATGGGTCAACCTTCCCGTGCTTTCAGCGATGTTAATGCTCAAGTGAACCTCCTCGAAAGTGAAACCTTGATTCGTCAGGAAATCATTAAAATTTTACCAGCCTTGGCAAATTTACCCGCAACTTGCTATCATTGTTTAGTAGCCTTTAGTTCCGATAGTTTACCCTTGATTGGTGCTGTTGGTAACTTTGACAAAATCCATATTTTTTCAGGATTTAGTAATCCTTTAGTTTTTATTCCCCCCTTAGCTCAACGGTTTGCAAATTTTATCACAGGACAACCCGATCCAATCATCACCCAATTATCCCCTTTACGTTTGATGAAATTGATCGGGTAA
- a CDS encoding EAL domain-containing protein, which produces MNTVVKPRYKILIIDDNPINVDLLFEYLDYAGFEVWKALDGESGLEIIDQNTPDLILLDVMMPDWDGFEICTHLKANPAYSEIPVIFITALAETQQKVKGLNLGAVDYITKPFDQSEILARINLHLKLYALNSQLKSEIQEKRQAEQALNQLNLELEKRVEERTSQLQSTLEELQQAQQKLLEREQQLHYKAYHDPLTGLPNRAWCISQLKTLIEQAKSDFNYHYAVLFLDLDRFNVINDSLGHLLGDKLLQKVAKRLESCLTSNLHIARLGGDEFVIIVEKISDEQEVMTIAQKILDVLSPVFQLNQYEVYTGGSIGITFSKFGYDHPEDILRDADVAMYSAKANGKGCYQLLTSELQQQAMSRLQLENDLRRAIQNEEFSLYYQPIISLPNFQKLGFEALIRWHHPQKGMIPPDQFIPVAEETGLIIELGWWVIKTALNQIEIWQEQFPGFSELAINVNVAPQQLMLVSFSEQVQELFSHFKIKRHQIKFEITEGSLLKTGSHHIEALKRLKNLGIQFCIDDFGTGYSSLSRLHEFPIDTLKIDRSFVRQIGSNQGEIELIRTIITLAHGLGMDVVAEGIETKSQLNQLSLLGCEWGQGFLFSKPLNSIDATQYIAALLTSQWKQERVKALLM; this is translated from the coding sequence ATGAATACTGTAGTCAAGCCCAGATACAAAATTTTAATTATTGATGATAACCCTATCAATGTTGACTTATTATTTGAGTATCTTGATTATGCTGGATTTGAAGTTTGGAAAGCATTAGATGGAGAAAGTGGTCTGGAAATTATTGACCAAAATACGCCTGATTTAATCTTATTAGATGTGATGATGCCGGATTGGGATGGATTTGAGATTTGCACTCATTTAAAAGCCAATCCTGCCTATAGTGAAATCCCTGTTATTTTTATAACAGCATTAGCAGAAACCCAACAAAAAGTTAAAGGATTAAACTTAGGGGCTGTAGATTATATTACCAAGCCTTTTGATCAAAGTGAAATCTTAGCCCGGATTAATCTGCACTTAAAGCTTTATGCTTTAAATTCTCAATTAAAATCTGAAATTCAGGAAAAAAGACAAGCAGAACAAGCTTTAAATCAGCTAAATTTAGAATTAGAAAAACGAGTAGAAGAACGTACCTCCCAACTGCAAAGTACCTTAGAGGAATTACAGCAGGCACAACAAAAACTATTAGAGAGAGAACAGCAATTACACTATAAAGCTTATCATGATCCACTGACAGGACTTCCCAATCGAGCTTGGTGTATTTCTCAACTTAAAACCTTAATTGAACAAGCTAAATCTGACTTTAATTATCATTATGCTGTCTTGTTTTTAGATTTAGATCGCTTTAATGTTATTAATGATAGCTTAGGTCATTTATTAGGAGATAAACTGTTACAAAAGGTTGCTAAACGCTTAGAATCTTGCTTAACCTCTAATCTCCATATTGCTCGTTTAGGAGGAGACGAATTTGTTATTATTGTTGAAAAAATTAGCGATGAGCAGGAGGTTATGACCATTGCTCAAAAAATTTTAGATGTGTTAAGTCCCGTTTTTCAATTAAATCAATATGAAGTCTATACGGGGGGGAGTATAGGAATTACATTTAGTAAATTTGGATATGATCACCCCGAAGATATCCTGCGAGATGCTGACGTAGCCATGTATTCTGCGAAAGCAAATGGCAAAGGTTGTTATCAACTTTTAACCAGTGAATTGCAACAACAAGCCATGAGTCGTTTACAGTTAGAAAATGATCTCAGGCGTGCTATTCAAAATGAGGAATTTTCTCTCTATTATCAACCTATTATTTCTCTTCCCAACTTCCAAAAATTAGGATTTGAAGCGTTAATTCGTTGGCATCATCCGCAAAAAGGTATGATTCCTCCAGATCAATTTATTCCTGTGGCGGAAGAAACCGGATTAATTATTGAGTTAGGATGGTGGGTGATCAAAACTGCTTTAAACCAAATTGAAATTTGGCAGGAACAGTTTCCTGGATTTTCAGAACTTGCGATTAATGTTAATGTTGCACCTCAACAATTAATGCTGGTTTCTTTCTCTGAACAAGTTCAAGAGCTATTTTCGCATTTCAAAATTAAAAGACATCAAATCAAATTTGAGATTACAGAAGGCTCGTTACTGAAAACTGGATCTCATCACATTGAAGCTTTAAAAAGGCTGAAAAATCTAGGAATTCAATTTTGTATTGATGATTTTGGGACAGGATATTCTTCCCTCAGTCGTCTTCATGAATTCCCCATTGATACCTTAAAAATTGATCGCTCTTTTGTGCGTCAAATTGGTTCAAATCAAGGAGAAATTGAGTTAATTAGAACCATTATTACCTTAGCTCATGGATTAGGAATGGATGTTGTCGCGGAAGGAATTGAAACAAAATCCCAACTGAATCAATTATCATTATTAGGATGTGAATGGGGACAAGGATTTTTATTTTCAAAACCCTTAAATTCTATCGATGCAACTCAATATATTGCAGCTTTGTTAACCTCTCAATGGAAGCAAGAACGGGTTAAAGCCTTGCTGATGTAA
- the hisA gene encoding 1-(5-phosphoribosyl)-5-[(5-phosphoribosylamino)methylideneamino]imidazole-4-carboxamide isomerase translates to MNIIPAIDLLDGRCVRLYQGDYNQAQTFNDDPIAVAQDWVEQGATRLHLVDLDGAKTGKPTNYQVIEAIANTINIPVQVGGGLRTRDNVATLFNLGVERAILGTIAVEQPQLVADLCAEFPGHIAVGIDARNGKVATKGWLETSEILATDLAEQMAQLGVVTIIYTDIHRDGTLIGPNLEALREIANVVSIPVIASGGVSSITDLLSLLSLEPLGVTDVIVGRALYTGDINLKEAIQAVGQGRWQDVPCDFGNSAFA, encoded by the coding sequence ATGAATATTATTCCAGCCATTGATTTATTAGACGGACGTTGTGTTCGATTATATCAAGGAGACTATAACCAAGCTCAAACCTTTAATGATGACCCCATTGCGGTTGCTCAAGATTGGGTTGAACAAGGAGCAACAAGGTTGCATTTAGTAGATTTAGATGGAGCAAAAACTGGAAAACCTACAAATTATCAGGTGATAGAAGCGATCGCAAATACGATTAATATTCCGGTACAAGTTGGCGGAGGATTACGCACCCGTGACAACGTAGCCACCCTATTCAATTTAGGAGTAGAACGGGCAATTTTAGGAACGATTGCAGTCGAACAACCTCAATTAGTTGCGGATTTATGTGCAGAATTTCCCGGTCATATTGCGGTGGGAATTGATGCTAGAAATGGCAAAGTTGCGACGAAAGGATGGTTAGAAACCTCGGAAATTTTAGCGACGGATTTAGCCGAACAAATGGCACAGTTAGGGGTTGTCACGATTATTTATACTGATATTCATCGGGATGGAACCCTCATTGGGCCTAATCTTGAGGCTTTACGAGAAATTGCTAATGTCGTTTCAATTCCAGTGATTGCTTCTGGAGGAGTGAGTTCGATTACAGATTTATTAAGTTTATTATCCCTAGAACCTTTAGGGGTCACTGATGTAATTGTGGGACGAGCACTTTATACCGGGGATATTAATTTAAAAGAAGCAATTCAAGCCGTCGGTCAAGGACGATGGCAAGATGTTCCCTGCGATTTTGGAAACTCTGCCTTTGCTTAA
- a CDS encoding type II secretion system F family protein: MAGSVVRSQVRNRGFDFKRIEESISIALATITVKDLAIFARQFASMFNAGIAMARCLSVLSDQCSNAKLKNALTSIRADVEEGTELSVAMRKFPDIFDQLFISMVSAGETGGVLDEVLERLAVMMEKNHKTQAEIKSAMSYPKTVFFIAITIFFGMTTFLLPTFAKVFQDIGATLPMFTQIMLNISAFCRTWPPIPQAIVIGTLIGLLFAYKTAYKTPGGRMFFDKLFLKLPIFGNLIQISAVARFCTIFGSLTRSGVPIMNSLEIVEEVAGNAAIALCIRNARDSIQQGGLISLALQEGNVFPPLAIQMIAIGEESGELDKMLMKVGIFYETEVEEAVKGLTSMLEPLMIVMVAGIVGSILLSMYLPMFAVFEKIG, from the coding sequence ATGGCAGGGAGTGTAGTTCGCAGTCAAGTCAGAAACCGGGGTTTTGACTTTAAACGAATTGAAGAAAGTATTAGCATTGCTCTGGCAACGATTACCGTTAAAGACTTAGCGATTTTTGCCCGTCAATTTGCATCCATGTTTAACGCCGGGATTGCAATGGCGAGATGTTTGAGTGTTTTAAGTGATCAATGTAGTAATGCTAAGTTAAAAAATGCCTTAACTTCCATTCGGGCTGATGTGGAAGAAGGGACAGAACTTTCTGTGGCTATGAGGAAATTTCCTGATATTTTTGATCAGCTTTTTATTAGTATGGTATCTGCTGGAGAAACCGGGGGGGTTTTAGATGAAGTCTTAGAACGGCTAGCAGTAATGATGGAAAAAAACCACAAAACCCAAGCCGAAATTAAGTCCGCTATGTCTTATCCCAAAACGGTGTTTTTTATTGCCATTACTATCTTTTTTGGGATGACAACTTTTTTACTTCCCACCTTTGCTAAGGTGTTTCAGGATATTGGGGCAACACTGCCGATGTTTACCCAGATCATGCTCAATATTAGTGCTTTTTGTAGAACCTGGCCCCCGATTCCACAAGCTATTGTAATCGGGACGTTGATAGGGTTATTGTTTGCTTATAAAACCGCTTATAAAACCCCTGGGGGAAGAATGTTTTTTGATAAGCTATTTTTGAAGTTACCGATTTTTGGAAACCTGATTCAAATTTCGGCTGTGGCGCGGTTTTGTACAATTTTTGGAAGCTTAACCCGGTCTGGGGTTCCGATTATGAACTCTCTGGAAATTGTGGAAGAGGTGGCAGGAAATGCGGCCATCGCTTTATGTATTAGAAATGCCAGAGATTCTATTCAACAAGGCGGTTTAATTAGTTTAGCTTTACAAGAAGGCAATGTATTTCCTCCTTTGGCTATTCAAATGATTGCAATTGGAGAAGAATCAGGGGAACTCGACAAAATGTTAATGAAAGTAGGGATCTTCTATGAAACGGAAGTGGAAGAAGCTGTAAAAGGACTTACCAGTATGTTAGAACCCCTAATGATTGTGATGGTAGCTGGAATTGTGGGTTCAATTTTGCTATCGATGTATCTGCCTATGTTTGCCGTGTTTGAAAAAATTGGCTAA
- a CDS encoding type IV pilus twitching motility protein PilT, whose protein sequence is MPGLMIEDILESLVEQGGSDIHIQAGAPIFFRISGKLTPQPQFGETQSAEEVQVLIYQMLNNMQRKQLEQEWELDCAYGVRGLARFRVNVYRERGCWAACLRALASKIPNADKLGVPQVIRDMTERPRGMVLVTGQTGSGKTTTMAALLDLINRTRSEHILTVEDPIEYVFPNIKSLFHQRQKGEDTKSFANALKAALREDPDIILVGEMRDLETIGLAISAAETGHLVFGTLHTNSAAATVDRMLDVFPPVQQPQIRAQLSGSLVGVCSQNLVPAIGGGRRAAIEIMANTPAMANLIREGKTSQIYSQIQMGAKLGMQTMEMALAKLYNEGQVTWEAAMSKSSKPDELERLIGPAPSAAKGQKAKA, encoded by the coding sequence ATGCCGGGATTAATGATTGAAGACATTTTAGAGTCTTTAGTCGAACAAGGTGGCTCTGATATTCATATTCAAGCGGGTGCGCCTATCTTTTTTCGGATTAGTGGGAAACTGACCCCTCAGCCCCAATTTGGAGAAACTCAATCGGCTGAAGAGGTGCAAGTTCTGATTTACCAAATGCTGAATAATATGCAGCGTAAGCAGTTAGAGCAAGAATGGGAACTGGATTGTGCTTACGGGGTAAGAGGATTAGCTCGGTTCCGGGTCAACGTCTATCGAGAACGGGGATGTTGGGCGGCTTGTTTGCGGGCGTTAGCCTCTAAGATTCCCAATGCTGATAAATTAGGGGTTCCCCAAGTAATTCGGGACATGACTGAACGCCCACGGGGAATGGTATTGGTCACAGGTCAAACGGGTTCAGGTAAAACCACAACCATGGCAGCCTTGTTAGACTTAATTAACCGGACTCGCTCAGAACATATTCTAACGGTGGAAGACCCGATTGAATATGTGTTTCCCAATATTAAAAGTTTGTTCCACCAGCGACAAAAGGGAGAGGACACCAAAAGCTTTGCAAATGCCCTCAAAGCAGCTTTGCGCGAAGACCCCGATATTATTCTGGTGGGAGAGATGCGGGACTTAGAAACCATTGGTCTAGCGATTTCGGCGGCAGAAACGGGTCACTTAGTCTTTGGAACCCTGCACACCAACTCCGCAGCCGCAACCGTAGACCGGATGTTAGACGTATTCCCCCCCGTTCAACAACCCCAAATCCGAGCACAGTTATCCGGTTCACTGGTGGGGGTTTGTAGTCAAAACTTGGTTCCCGCTATTGGAGGAGGTCGTCGGGCGGCGATTGAAATTATGGCTAATACTCCTGCTATGGCTAACCTGATTCGGGAGGGAAAAACTTCTCAAATTTACTCCCAAATTCAAATGGGGGCAAAATTAGGGATGCAAACGATGGAAATGGCTTTGGCGAAACTCTATAACGAAGGTCAAGTCACTTGGGAAGCGGCCATGAGTAAGTCGTCTAAACCCGATGAATTAGAACGTTTAATTGGCCCTGCTCCCTCCGCCGCTAAGGGACAAAAAGCCAAAGCTTAA